From Microcoleus sp. FACHB-672:
CTCAATCAGAACTCAGGACTCAGGACTCAGCACTAAGCACTCTCCCTCTAGCTTTGCAACAGAGGCAACAAAAGGGTGACGAAGTAATAAACTAAGGGAGCCGTAAAAACGTAGCTGTCAGCGCGATCTAGGATGCCACCATGTCCGGGAATTAGCTGGCCAGAATCTTTAACGCCGGCATCACGCTTCATCATCGACTCGGTTAAGTCGCCCAGCAAACTGGCGATCCCGATGAGCAAACCCAGTGCTAAACCTGTCCACTCCCAAGCCGGCCACTGTAAATACCACGCCCCAGCTAATGCCACCGCCACACTGCCGGCAACTCCAAAGACTGCTCCTTCAACTGTCTTTTTCGGGCTGATTTCAGAAAGGCGAGTCCGTCCAAAAGATTTACCAAAAGTGTAAGCGCCAATATCAGCGGCCCAAATACAAAAGAAGGCCAGCAGGGTTACGATCAATCCCTGTGGCATTGTTTGTATATGTAGGCCGGTTTCTGGCCAGTATCCGCCCATTGGCAGGTTACTGTATGAAGCACTGTCTAATGAGCGCAAACGCACCCAATAACTGGGTAAATAACCCCCATAAAACAGTCCTAAAATTGAAGCGGAAATATCAGCAATTGTGGCGAATTTTGGCTGAAACAGCAGATAGAAACAAATAAACGTCCCCGCTACCGGCACGACAGCGTCAGCGAGTGGACAAGAGATGGTAGAAATTACTAACAAAGCTTGGCTAACGACTAAGGTCGTTTTGCCGGCGGGCGCAATTCCTTTGGCTCGAACTAGCTGGAAGTATTCTAACTGGCCCAGATAGACAATAATAGCGAAACCGAGGGTGAAGTACCACCCTCCTAGGAGAGTCATCCCCAGAGCAAGGGCGATCGCAACAATTCCACTGAGGATACGAGACCAAGGCATAGGACGCTTTTCTCTTGAAGACAGCAACTTATTAAAAATTACAAATGACAAAAAGAAAGTTTTTCTTCCTGTTCTAATTTATAATTTTCCCTTTTTAATTAATTCTCTAGACGCAGGCTGATTAAATGGCCGGCACGCACTTTGGCAGCCGGTCACTAAACCACGTAGAGAGGTTAATTAAAGGTTAATACTATTTTCCTAGGTCGGTGTCTGGAACGCTATAACTTTGATTGATTCGTTCTAAAAACCTGCCGGATAGAATAACCTTGCTAGGACTTGGGGAGAAGAGATGGGCTAAGAGGGAGAGTGTAAACCGGCGCTCAGGCATCAATCCAATTTTTCACCGCTGAGGATAAAGATAGGATTGACAGCGGCAAAGACCTGATGAGTGCCGCGCGTCTCTAGCCGGTTGACGGCAGACTGGACAATCTCAATATTGCGGACTTGCAGTTCAGAAAAACTTTCTGAGATGGCATATAAACTCTCCAGATTGGCTGCTGTCACCACAACTCGACCTTGGGGCAGCAAATAGCGCCAAACTTCTTGCAAAATCGCTTTAATCGGGCGTCCTCCCTCAATGCACACCCGGTGAGGTTTTTGCGGGAGGTTTTTGAGACACTCCGGCGCGCTGCCTTCAATAATGTCTACATTGCGGACACTAAAGCGCTCACAGTTACGTTGAATCAAGCTGACGACTTCCTCATCCCGTTCGACGGCGATAATTCGACCTTGGGGACAGAGTAAGCCGGTTTCCACAGGGATCGTGCCGGTGCCGGCACCAATATCCCACAACACAGAATCTGCCTTTAAACGCAGGTGAGAGATGATCAGCAACCGAACTTCTCGCTTGCTTAAGGGAATTCCGGGCAAGCGCTCGAACAGCTCATCCGGAATGCCAGGGGTGATATAAGGCCAAAGCATAGAAAGTTTTGCGAATTGTTCATTATAAATTGCTAATTGCTAAGCCCGACCGTTAGCTCTTAGCAACAAAGGATAGTCTTTACTCTCGCACAACCTTAAGCGTTTTAAGGTTAGGGTCACTACACCCTGTTATTGTGCCACCATGACGCTGCACCTGTTGCAAGTAGTCAAGAGCTGTTGCGGTAATGATTTCACCGGCTATTAAAACGGGAATGCCGGGAGGATAGGGACAAACGCTCTCAGCACTGATACGAGAGCAGGTTTGCTCCACCGGCAGCGTTTCTGTTTGGGCAAAAAAGGCATCACGCGGAGAGAGTGCTGAGTGCTGAGTGCTGAGTGCTGAGAGGGATAGAGTGGGGGAGAGTGTGGCTTTATTTTCTGTTGCGTAATCAGGCAAGGTGGTGAAGGCTTGCACTAGACGTTCGATATCTGCCGCAGTGTTACCCATGCTGATGATAAAGGTTAGTTGGCGCAGGCTGGGCAATTCGGCAGTGACACCCAGTTGTTGATGGAGAATTTCATCGGCTTGGTAGCCGGTGATCCCCAAACCGGCAACGCTGACTGTGAGGCGTGTGGGATCGAGGGCGAGAAAACCGGCTTGATTGGCTGCCGGTGCTTCTAAAACGGACAGTCCGGAAATCTGGGCGATTCGCACTCTTGCCTCCTGTGCTAGCTGCAATGTCTGGGTTAAGAGTGGCTTACCTTCTGTAGCCATTTGTTGCCGCGCCGCATCTAGAGACGCAAGC
This genomic window contains:
- a CDS encoding phosphatidate cytidylyltransferase, which encodes MPWSRILSGIVAIALALGMTLLGGWYFTLGFAIIVYLGQLEYFQLVRAKGIAPAGKTTLVVSQALLVISTISCPLADAVVPVAGTFICFYLLFQPKFATIADISASILGLFYGGYLPSYWVRLRSLDSASYSNLPMGGYWPETGLHIQTMPQGLIVTLLAFFCIWAADIGAYTFGKSFGRTRLSEISPKKTVEGAVFGVAGSVAVALAGAWYLQWPAWEWTGLALGLLIGIASLLGDLTESMMKRDAGVKDSGQLIPGHGGILDRADSYVFTAPLVYYFVTLLLPLLQS
- the cbiT gene encoding precorrin-6Y C5,15-methyltransferase subunit CbiT, which gives rise to MLWPYITPGIPDELFERLPGIPLSKREVRLLIISHLRLKADSVLWDIGAGTGTIPVETGLLCPQGRIIAVERDEEVVSLIQRNCERFSVRNVDIIEGSAPECLKNLPQKPHRVCIEGGRPIKAILQEVWRYLLPQGRVVVTAANLESLYAISESFSELQVRNIEIVQSAVNRLETRGTHQVFAAVNPIFILSGEKLD